A single region of the Anaerostipes rhamnosivorans genome encodes:
- a CDS encoding DUF975 family protein, whose translation MWTRAELKSRGKESIKRNYWIVVLVALVAGIINGQLTGNASYRGMKNEIENAGWDGGTMDLLTSPQFLVILTALLGILVVFFVGFTLIKIFVGNPLLVGCNRFFVENSDRKARFGLLGMAFQGGNYSNIVLTMFLRNLFVWLWTLLLIIPGIVKSYSYSMIPYILAENPSISRERAFEISRKMMDGQKFDAFVLDLSFIGWMILSAFTCGILDIFYVVPYRQTTWAELYKVNREMALQNGIASPEELRGFPFYQ comes from the coding sequence ATGTGGACGAGAGCTGAATTAAAAAGCAGAGGAAAAGAGTCGATCAAGAGGAATTACTGGATTGTGGTACTGGTAGCCCTGGTTGCGGGGATCATCAACGGCCAGCTGACCGGGAATGCATCCTACAGAGGTATGAAGAATGAAATAGAGAACGCGGGATGGGACGGGGGAACCATGGATCTTTTGACCAGCCCACAGTTCCTGGTGATCCTGACGGCGTTGCTGGGGATACTTGTGGTTTTCTTTGTGGGATTTACACTGATTAAGATATTTGTCGGGAATCCCCTGTTGGTGGGCTGCAACCGTTTTTTTGTGGAAAACAGTGACAGAAAGGCTAGATTCGGTCTCCTTGGCATGGCATTTCAGGGAGGAAATTATTCAAACATCGTGTTGACCATGTTTCTAAGAAATTTATTTGTATGGCTGTGGACCCTGCTGCTGATCATACCGGGCATCGTAAAATCCTATTCGTATTCGATGATCCCGTATATCTTGGCAGAGAATCCTTCCATCTCAAGGGAGAGGGCATTTGAGATCAGCAGGAAGATGATGGACGGACAGAAGTTTGACGCTTTTGTGCTGGATCTTTCCTTCATCGGATGGATGATCCTTTCTGCGTTTACATGCGGAATTCTAGACATTTTTTATGTGGTGCCGTACAGACAGACGACGTGGGCAGAACTATACAAGGTCAACCGTGAAATGGCTCTGCAAAACGGTATCGCATCACCAGAAGAACTGCGGGGATTCCCTTTTTATCAATAG
- a CDS encoding DNA polymerase Y family protein — translation MKPRVIFHIDVNSAYLSWEAVYGMQERGDEVDLRQVPAIVGGDESKRHGIVLAASIPAKKKGIRTAETIREALNKCPDLIIRPPCHQLYERYSRAFLNEALTFSPVLEKFSIDEAFLDMTETVGRYESPYQAACTLKDRIYEKFGFTVNIGVAPNKLLAKMASDFEKPNKVHTLFPKEVPEKMWPLPVEHLFFVGPATKKKLHNLGIRTIGELAHMDPELLKSHIGNKHGILIYEYANGIDRDPVEAEHADTKGYGNSTTLPSDITSFEAADPILLSLSESVASRLRADHVKTSCITVEIKDCYFRRSSHQKKLPAPTDITNEIVQTAKELYRESFRGIPVRLIGVRASDITKEEFSQMDLFGNQKKEKLRKLDQSIDAIRDKYGMDAVKRARLLEGETNQRAGSAGREQKLGDGKYII, via the coding sequence ATGAAGCCAAGAGTGATCTTTCATATTGATGTTAATTCTGCGTATCTGAGCTGGGAGGCTGTTTATGGAATGCAGGAGCGGGGGGATGAGGTGGACCTGAGGCAAGTGCCGGCCATAGTGGGAGGGGATGAGTCCAAGCGCCATGGGATCGTGCTGGCTGCCTCCATACCAGCGAAGAAAAAGGGAATCCGAACGGCGGAGACCATCAGAGAGGCGTTAAACAAATGTCCGGATCTCATCATACGGCCGCCATGTCATCAGCTCTATGAGCGGTACTCCAGGGCTTTTTTAAATGAGGCCCTGACATTTTCCCCGGTCCTTGAAAAGTTCAGCATAGACGAGGCATTTCTGGACATGACGGAGACTGTAGGGAGATACGAGAGCCCTTATCAAGCGGCTTGTACGCTGAAAGACCGGATTTATGAGAAGTTTGGGTTTACCGTGAATATCGGGGTAGCGCCGAATAAGCTGCTGGCCAAGATGGCATCAGATTTTGAAAAGCCAAACAAGGTCCATACTTTATTTCCTAAAGAGGTCCCGGAAAAGATGTGGCCGCTTCCTGTGGAGCATCTGTTTTTTGTAGGCCCCGCTACAAAAAAGAAGCTGCACAATCTGGGTATACGGACCATTGGGGAACTGGCCCATATGGATCCAGAACTTCTAAAGTCTCATATTGGCAACAAGCACGGAATCCTGATCTATGAGTATGCCAACGGCATTGACAGGGATCCTGTGGAGGCAGAGCATGCCGATACGAAGGGGTACGGCAACAGCACCACCCTTCCGTCAGACATCACTTCCTTTGAGGCGGCAGATCCAATCCTGCTGTCTCTGTCAGAGTCCGTGGCATCCAGACTTAGGGCAGATCATGTGAAGACTTCCTGCATCACAGTGGAGATCAAGGACTGCTATTTCCGCAGAAGTTCTCACCAGAAAAAACTTCCCGCCCCCACGGATATCACAAATGAGATTGTACAGACGGCAAAGGAACTGTACCGGGAAAGTTTCCGTGGAATTCCTGTCCGGCTGATTGGGGTCCGTGCCTCAGACATCACAAAAGAGGAATTTTCCCAGATGGATCTGTTTGGAAACCAGAAAAAGGAGAAGCTTCGAAAGCTGGACCAATCTATTGACGCTATCCGTGACAAATACGGAATGGACGCGGTAAAACGTGCCAGACTGCTAGAGGGGGAGACGAACCAGAGAGCTGGAAGCGCCGGAAGAGAGCAGAAACTTGGAGATGGAAAATATATTATATAG
- the feoB gene encoding ferrous iron transport protein B → MSAEELQVGFVGNPNCGKTTLFNAYTGAKLKVANWPGVTVEKKEGALKYHNHMYRLVDLPGIYSLTSYTMEEKLSREYILQDDVDVIVDVADASALERNLYLTLCLIELGKPVILALNMMDIVKERGMELDLHRLPEVLGIPVVPVSARKKTGLEVLMHAVAHHKVEGNDRQVFDYSDQIEEKITQIRLRLKEHYPEMENSRWYAIKLLEQDDEVTQKYGSLVEGIVDRSYENDIINEKYHFIERVMDEVLVNKEKKAAFTDKIDEVLTHPILGIPIFLGIMAVVFFLTFTVGDFLKGYVEMAIDYVSGYVMGGLQGIGASPWVISLIKDGVFAGVGGVLSFVPNIFILFLSLGLLEDSGYMSRVAFVMDSVMDKLGLSGRAFIPMLLGFGCSVPAVMASRALEDERDRKRTIMLIPFMSCSAKLPIYLVFSQLFFGKAAMAVAYSMYILGLVLGIFVAFIHSKLLKGKVKQPLLIELPEYKTPNKRTIAIYVWSKLKDFLSKAGTTICAASIVMWVLLNLNHTGLVSDMSQSFGASFGRFLVPALAPAGLGLWQIAVMLISGLAAKEVVASSFMVLFQVSSSSDANILHMLSGMGFTSLNAYCLLVFCLLYTPCLATVMTIRKETGSTRWTLGLVAFQMIFAWAVAVVVYQVGSLFMIT, encoded by the coding sequence ATGAGCGCAGAGGAATTGCAGGTCGGATTTGTAGGGAATCCAAACTGCGGTAAGACAACGTTGTTTAATGCCTACACAGGAGCCAAACTGAAAGTGGCAAATTGGCCCGGTGTCACCGTGGAAAAAAAGGAAGGCGCATTAAAATACCACAACCATATGTATCGACTGGTAGACCTACCGGGTATCTACAGCCTGACATCCTATACAATGGAAGAAAAGCTGTCCCGAGAATATATTCTCCAGGATGACGTGGATGTCATAGTCGATGTGGCAGATGCGTCAGCTCTAGAGAGAAACTTATATTTAACATTATGCCTGATCGAGCTTGGCAAGCCAGTGATTCTGGCGCTGAATATGATGGATATTGTAAAGGAGCGCGGGATGGAGCTGGATCTTCACCGTCTTCCGGAGGTGCTCGGCATACCTGTAGTCCCAGTCTCTGCCAGGAAAAAGACAGGCCTTGAGGTGCTCATGCATGCGGTGGCCCATCACAAGGTAGAGGGTAATGACCGCCAGGTCTTCGATTACTCTGATCAGATTGAGGAGAAGATTACACAGATCCGGCTCCGTTTAAAAGAACACTATCCAGAAATGGAGAACAGCCGGTGGTATGCCATAAAACTTCTGGAGCAGGACGACGAGGTAACCCAGAAGTACGGCAGCCTTGTGGAAGGGATCGTGGACCGGTCCTATGAGAATGATATTATCAATGAGAAATATCATTTCATTGAACGGGTTATGGATGAAGTACTGGTCAATAAGGAGAAAAAGGCGGCATTTACTGACAAGATCGATGAAGTTTTAACGCATCCCATTTTGGGAATTCCAATCTTCCTCGGTATTATGGCGGTCGTATTTTTCTTAACCTTCACTGTTGGTGACTTTCTAAAAGGATATGTGGAAATGGCCATCGATTATGTGAGCGGCTATGTAATGGGGGGACTTCAGGGGATAGGCGCCAGCCCCTGGGTGATTTCACTTATCAAGGATGGAGTCTTTGCAGGTGTGGGAGGCGTACTGTCTTTTGTACCGAATATCTTTATTCTGTTTTTGAGCCTGGGTCTTTTGGAGGACAGCGGCTATATGTCCAGGGTGGCATTTGTCATGGACAGTGTCATGGACAAGCTGGGGCTCTCTGGCAGGGCATTTATACCGATGCTGCTTGGCTTTGGATGCAGCGTACCGGCAGTGATGGCTTCCAGGGCATTGGAGGATGAGCGGGACCGGAAAAGGACCATCATGCTGATCCCGTTTATGTCATGCAGTGCCAAGCTTCCTATATATCTCGTGTTTTCCCAGCTTTTTTTCGGAAAAGCCGCCATGGCTGTGGCTTATTCCATGTATATTCTGGGATTAGTGCTTGGGATTTTTGTGGCATTTATTCACAGCAAGCTTCTGAAGGGAAAGGTGAAACAGCCGCTGCTGATCGAACTTCCGGAGTACAAGACTCCCAATAAAAGAACAATAGCCATCTATGTATGGAGCAAGCTGAAAGACTTTCTCTCCAAGGCAGGGACCACCATCTGCGCCGCATCTATTGTCATGTGGGTGCTGCTTAACTTGAACCATACCGGCTTAGTCAGCGATATGAGCCAGAGCTTTGGTGCGTCGTTTGGAAGGTTCTTGGTTCCGGCGTTGGCTCCGGCGGGACTTGGACTGTGGCAGATCGCAGTCATGCTCATCTCCGGACTGGCAGCAAAAGAAGTGGTAGCTTCAAGCTTTATGGTCCTGTTTCAGGTATCTTCTTCGTCTGACGCCAATATCCTGCATATGCTGTCTGGAATGGGATTTACTTCGCTGAATGCCTACTGCCTGCTGGTATTCTGTCTTTTGTATACTCCGTGCCTGGCTACGGTGATGACCATAAGAAAGGAGACAGGATCCACGAGGTGGACACTTGGACTGGTGGCTTTTCAGATGATCTTTGCATGGGCTGTGGCCGTGGTGGTTTACCAGGTGGGCAGTCTATTTATGATTACATAG
- a CDS encoding alpha/beta hydrolase, translated as MRKEFTFHTFDGTGLYMVQDVTALPKAAVVIVHGLCEHLGRYEYLTERLNEQNLMVYRFDHRGHGKSEGRRVYYDHFETISDDVNAVMDRVKNHNQGLPVFVIGHSMGGYAAACFGARYPGKADGIILSGALTRYHTKCAGELPLDMPADTYVPNALGDGVCSDPAVVEAYNKDPLVEKEISVALLNSIYDGVEWLKKNSFSFIDPVLILHGANDGLVSERDSREMFGDIRSGDKTLKIYAKLFHEIYNEVEKDEVIDDTILWIEKHLS; from the coding sequence ATGAGAAAGGAATTTACATTTCACACGTTTGACGGGACAGGCCTTTATATGGTGCAGGATGTGACGGCTTTGCCGAAAGCGGCAGTGGTCATTGTCCACGGACTGTGTGAGCATTTAGGAAGATATGAGTATCTGACAGAACGCCTCAACGAACAGAACCTGATGGTTTACCGGTTTGACCACAGGGGACACGGAAAGTCTGAGGGCAGACGGGTCTATTATGATCATTTTGAGACCATAAGTGATGATGTGAATGCAGTGATGGACAGAGTCAAGAATCATAATCAGGGCCTTCCGGTGTTTGTGATCGGACACAGCATGGGAGGTTATGCGGCTGCCTGCTTCGGTGCCAGATATCCCGGAAAGGCAGACGGTATTATTTTGTCCGGAGCGCTGACCAGATATCATACAAAGTGTGCCGGGGAGCTTCCTCTGGACATGCCGGCAGATACTTATGTACCCAATGCGCTGGGAGACGGGGTATGCAGCGATCCAGCTGTGGTGGAGGCATACAACAAGGACCCTCTGGTGGAAAAAGAGATCTCTGTGGCGCTGTTGAACAGTATTTACGATGGTGTGGAGTGGCTGAAGAAGAACAGTTTCAGTTTTATTGATCCGGTGTTAATCCTTCACGGTGCCAATGACGGTCTGGTGAGTGAACGGGATTCAAGGGAGATGTTCGGGGATATTCGTTCCGGGGATAAAACACTCAAGATATACGCAAAGCTTTTCCATGAGATATATAATGAAGTAGAAAAAGATGAAGTGATAGATGACACAATTTTGTGGATCGAAAAACATCTTAGCTGA
- a CDS encoding LamG-like jellyroll fold domain-containing protein produces the protein MMLREMKRAAACAMSAVLLAAGVLAPVKAASWTAPQETEWQEISRDRVKVRFAVGSDLHIGRNDDASEKLKNAFDAFYSVDSQLDAAVFVGDITNNGAEGEYNKLVDILNEKLKDSTKLGLMMGNHEFNTASGAVERYKAAAGKLKQGINKQDTNNNITVGDGYHIITMSAKNYGGDYSDNYEWLKQQLEEAAAEDPEKPIFLAQHHGFKDTAYVTNEWYGSFGKIQELLKQYPQVINFSGHSHATLNDPRSINQDLGFTAIQDSTIGAYFENESGKMEGTRPSDSENASQALMVEVDDKNQVTIRRMDLTAGKYIGTPWSLNVPDMVKNRVFPYTTEKRTTESAVPSFPQGAKATASNVKESSVDLTFTQGRNEDKNDDGWIHSYRIKAMNKTTGKTDVNKLTFSDYYAPPMKQKLTKTLTGLSDDTDYRIEITAVNPFQKESTQKLTVDIKTAALLTDDELKKEAPKADLLDVDFKTGTADDQSDAKHTTITKGSPVIVGNTVLGRKTAKFDGSSAFAYNFTSDEYTKMQKGYTMECMMKLDSKGNPFSDQESAGAGFELNSDGKTLEFWSRHGGSYKKPTAQIDKSKWVHAVAAYDGSVLKLYINGRLKDTVTADLEWTIPADGAKYFFVGADTNKTGEIQNPVKGEIASARIYSRALSIGEITKLYWGETDTEISIPKDASFTAARRSSYTVPKAAAQIISTGDTNVKVTEEVKDSKGNTVTLSGRKFTAVDDTYTITYRANNVQLTKQVKVYEPAAPSAVGKKVLDEKEGFRISIKNKTADSKVSYKSSNASVASVSSYGYVTGKKAGTAVITSTVVQNQKTYILKTTVSVVKKPYMTSKKVIYASKGYRAAIGNKGKGAKVSYKSSNKKTASVSSSGYVKGKKAGTAYITASVMQNGKTYTLKTKVTVKAYIKITKAYKKVKKGRSVTFKAKAYGTRKSVKWSVSNKRASISKKGKFKARKRGKVYVVMKSGNITKKYLVKIK, from the coding sequence ATGATGTTAAGAGAAATGAAACGGGCGGCAGCCTGCGCCATGTCAGCGGTGCTCCTGGCGGCAGGTGTTCTGGCCCCGGTAAAAGCCGCATCATGGACAGCACCCCAGGAGACGGAATGGCAGGAGATCTCCAGAGACCGTGTGAAGGTCCGATTTGCAGTGGGAAGCGATCTGCACATCGGCAGAAATGATGACGCATCGGAGAAGCTGAAAAATGCCTTTGACGCATTTTACAGTGTAGACAGCCAGCTGGACGCGGCTGTGTTTGTGGGGGATATAACAAACAACGGAGCAGAGGGAGAATACAATAAGCTGGTGGATATTCTCAATGAGAAGCTTAAGGACAGCACGAAGCTGGGACTGATGATGGGGAACCACGAATTCAATACAGCTTCCGGGGCAGTGGAGCGCTATAAAGCAGCGGCAGGGAAGTTGAAGCAGGGAATCAATAAACAGGATACGAATAATAATATCACTGTGGGGGACGGATATCATATCATCACCATGAGTGCCAAAAACTATGGTGGAGATTATTCTGATAACTATGAATGGCTGAAGCAGCAGCTGGAAGAGGCAGCGGCAGAAGATCCAGAGAAGCCGATTTTTCTGGCACAGCACCATGGATTTAAGGACACGGCCTATGTAACCAATGAGTGGTATGGAAGTTTTGGAAAGATTCAGGAACTTCTGAAACAATATCCTCAGGTTATCAACTTTTCCGGACATTCTCATGCGACACTAAATGATCCGCGGTCTATCAATCAGGACCTTGGTTTTACTGCGATTCAGGATAGTACAATCGGGGCTTATTTTGAAAATGAGTCAGGAAAGATGGAAGGCACCAGGCCGTCGGACAGTGAAAATGCTTCCCAGGCACTGATGGTAGAAGTTGATGATAAGAACCAGGTGACGATCCGCAGGATGGATCTGACTGCAGGAAAATATATCGGAACTCCATGGAGTTTGAATGTGCCTGACATGGTAAAGAACCGGGTATTTCCCTATACTACAGAGAAAAGAACCACGGAAAGTGCAGTGCCTTCTTTCCCGCAGGGGGCAAAAGCAACGGCATCAAATGTCAAAGAGTCTTCTGTTGATCTTACCTTTACTCAGGGACGAAACGAAGACAAAAATGACGACGGTTGGATTCATTCTTACCGGATCAAGGCAATGAATAAAACTACTGGTAAAACGGATGTGAATAAACTGACTTTTTCCGATTACTACGCCCCTCCTATGAAGCAGAAACTGACCAAGACTTTGACTGGACTGTCAGATGATACGGATTATAGGATCGAGATTACAGCTGTCAATCCGTTCCAGAAGGAGAGCACACAGAAACTTACAGTGGACATCAAGACTGCGGCTCTGCTCACGGATGATGAATTAAAGAAAGAAGCGCCAAAAGCAGATCTTTTGGACGTTGATTTTAAGACTGGTACCGCAGATGACCAGTCTGATGCAAAACATACAACGATTACAAAGGGCAGCCCTGTTATTGTAGGGAATACTGTCCTCGGCAGAAAGACCGCAAAATTTGACGGCAGTTCGGCATTTGCTTACAATTTTACGTCTGATGAATATACAAAGATGCAGAAAGGCTACACAATGGAGTGTATGATGAAACTGGACAGCAAAGGAAATCCATTTTCTGACCAGGAAAGCGCGGGGGCAGGCTTTGAACTGAATTCTGACGGAAAGACTTTGGAATTTTGGTCCAGACACGGCGGCAGCTACAAAAAACCCACGGCCCAGATCGATAAGTCCAAGTGGGTTCATGCTGTGGCGGCCTATGACGGTTCTGTCCTAAAGCTTTACATAAACGGGAGACTAAAGGATACAGTCACAGCTGATTTAGAGTGGACAATACCCGCAGATGGAGCCAAGTATTTTTTTGTGGGTGCAGATACAAATAAGACCGGTGAGATCCAAAACCCTGTTAAAGGGGAGATCGCATCCGCTAGGATCTACAGCAGGGCACTGTCCATCGGTGAGATCACCAAACTCTATTGGGGAGAGACAGACACGGAGATCTCGATTCCGAAAGATGCTTCTTTTACGGCGGCCCGGAGGAGTTCCTATACTGTTCCGAAAGCAGCAGCACAAATTATTTCCACAGGAGATACAAATGTCAAAGTGACGGAAGAAGTGAAGGATTCCAAAGGAAATACAGTTACACTTAGTGGCAGAAAATTCACAGCTGTGGATGACACTTACACGATTACGTACAGAGCAAACAATGTACAGCTGACAAAACAAGTGAAGGTCTATGAGCCTGCGGCGCCGTCTGCTGTCGGAAAAAAGGTCTTGGATGAGAAGGAAGGTTTCCGCATATCCATTAAGAACAAAACAGCAGATTCCAAGGTTTCTTACAAGAGCAGCAACGCTTCCGTGGCTTCTGTGAGCTCTTACGGATATGTGACGGGAAAGAAAGCAGGAACTGCAGTGATCACCTCTACAGTAGTCCAGAATCAAAAAACATACATATTAAAGACAACGGTATCAGTTGTGAAAAAGCCTTATATGACCTCTAAGAAGGTAATTTATGCCTCTAAGGGATATAGGGCAGCAATAGGAAACAAAGGAAAAGGAGCTAAGGTCTCTTATAAAAGTTCCAATAAAAAGACGGCCTCAGTGAGTTCGTCTGGATATGTGAAAGGAAAGAAAGCAGGAACTGCTTATATCACAGCTAGTGTGATGCAGAACGGAAAGACCTATACTTTAAAAACAAAGGTAACGGTCAAAGCTTATATTAAAATAACCAAAGCGTATAAGAAGGTGAAAAAAGGCCGCAGTGTAACATTCAAGGCAAAGGCTTATGGCACCAGGAAATCTGTGAAATGGTCAGTTTCCAACAAGCGTGCTTCCATTTCCAAGAAGGGAAAATTTAAGGCCAGGAAAAGGGGAAAGGTTTATGTGGTCATGAAATCCGGAAACATTACAAAGAAGTATCTTGTAAAGATAAAATAA
- a CDS encoding C39 family peptidase: protein MKILNMKRIVCAVMCCVMLGMLLQVTNVSAAEGDKKELDVVYYNQADYPGKKIGKSTIKAAGCGPTCIAVCYSSLTGKKVSVPKMCKIAYKKGWYINGQGCVHEVIPGLAKEYGLNCKGLGTDYKAITRALKNGHPVVALVGPGDFTQYGHFIVVTRMVGKDKVKVADVGSRARTAETWSLKKIVSQGKEGADAGGPFWEISYTKPEEKQQEKGIDHGLLKVGNTVDLKKHIEN, encoded by the coding sequence ATGAAGATTCTGAACATGAAACGCATCGTATGTGCAGTAATGTGCTGTGTTATGTTGGGCATGCTTTTACAGGTGACAAATGTATCGGCAGCAGAGGGTGACAAGAAAGAACTTGACGTTGTTTATTATAATCAGGCAGATTATCCAGGAAAGAAGATCGGAAAAAGCACCATCAAAGCAGCGGGATGCGGGCCAACCTGCATTGCAGTCTGTTACAGTTCACTGACTGGAAAGAAAGTCAGTGTGCCGAAGATGTGCAAGATCGCATATAAAAAAGGCTGGTACATTAATGGACAAGGATGTGTCCATGAAGTGATCCCGGGACTTGCAAAGGAATACGGATTAAACTGCAAAGGCCTGGGTACCGATTATAAAGCCATTACAAGAGCTCTGAAGAACGGCCATCCGGTAGTAGCCTTGGTGGGACCTGGAGACTTTACACAGTACGGCCATTTTATCGTAGTGACGAGAATGGTCGGAAAAGATAAGGTCAAGGTTGCCGATGTGGGAAGCCGTGCAAGGACTGCTGAGACATGGTCATTAAAGAAGATCGTAAGCCAGGGGAAAGAAGGCGCAGACGCTGGAGGACCTTTCTGGGAGATCAGCTATACCAAACCGGAAGAAAAACAGCAGGAAAAAGGAATTGACCACGGCCTGCTGAAGGTGGGTAACACTGTTGATCTGAAAAAACATATAGAAAATTAG